Below is a genomic region from Leptospira barantonii.
ATTTAGCAAGGGTGGAGGGCAGAAGTTAGCAGAATCATCCGACGCAAGTTTCCTTGGTGGCATTCCTTTGACAATGGATATCATGAACGCGGGTGAAGACGGCAAACCAGTCGTATTGAAAGACAAAAACGGTCCCGTGTATCAAGCATACAAAAGTATATTCGATAACTTAAATGAAGAAATAAAAAAGTGGGAATAATACGCGCTTTGGAGTCTGTTGTACATAGAGACGGGAGGTGAACCTTGAAGTTTGAAAAGGGATCCGAAAAAAACCCTACTGGCAATTTGATCGTATATTGCAACGTCTTCGGTGAAAACCCTCTCAGCCCCGGAGGAAAGATCATCGCGTCTAACGTAGTGGTCAGCTTTCTAAAAATCGGCGAAAATTTTCCCGTCGTAACATTTCCACCCGTGTCGTTGGAAAGTTATGAAGAATTGAAGAAGGTCATTTCCGAAAACATCGAGAAATACGATGTGATCAAAATCCGCGATTTCGAAATGCCCGCGTCCAAAGAAGCTTCCAACGATTATATCCAAGAAAGAATGGATCAGTTCAACAGCGTAGTCATCAAATACGTGGAGATCTGTAAAAATCGTGAAGTAGGCGGAGGACAGGTTAGTTTTCCGGAAGAAGAAAGCGGTGTAAGAGAATACTTGGACGCTCTTGCAAATCTTTCCTTAAAAATCAGAAGATCCACCGGCATCGCAAGAGAAGCTTCGCTGATTAAGATGGATCAGCTTGTGGAGAATTTTTCCACGAAACACCCCGAGTTCGATTTGGATAATTTCAAAAAGGCTTTGTCCTTACCGGGACAAACCGGAGAAGAATTGATCGGATTGTATCTTCAGAAGTTCAACGCGATCTCCAAAGAAAACTACGAAGACGCATCCACTCTGAAAAAGAAGATCCACGATATCGAGTATTTCGCTTAACAAAACGGTTAAAACGAATTCGTTTTATTCCTCCGAAATTTTAGGAGTCCATCTTGGGTATAGATCCAACTCCATGCCCAAGAGCCTGAAAACCCTTTCACTGATAAAATCACCCAAATCTTCCAAGGTCTTCGGCATCTGATAAAATCCCGGAGAAGCCGGAAGAATCGTAGCGCCCGCGTCGTGGAGTTCCAGCATATTCTTGAGATGAATCCGGTTGTAAGGAGCTTCTCTCGGAACAAGAACCAGAGTTCTTCTTTCCTTTAGGGTCACGTCTGCGGCTCTTTCGATCAGATTCTCCGTCAAACCCGCGTTAATCGACGCGATCGTTTTCATGGAACAGGGAAGAACGACCATCGCATTCCAAGGGTTCGAACCCGAAGCGATGTCCGCGCCGATGTCCGCAAAATTACGAATTTCGAATGTATGCTTGGAATTTTGGATCTTATATTTGGTTTCTATAAAATCCAA
It encodes:
- a CDS encoding UbiX family flavin prenyltransferase codes for the protein MKLVLGMAGASGSIYAERFIKALYTLEGTTFFICSSASLRVFREEMECKVSSPRELLDFIETKYKIQNSKHTFEIRNFADIGADIASGSNPWNAMVVLPCSMKTIASINAGLTENLIERAADVTLKERRTLVLVPREAPYNRIHLKNMLELHDAGATILPASPGFYQMPKTLEDLGDFISERVFRLLGMELDLYPRWTPKISEE